A segment of the Sulfitobacter sp. D7 genome:
GGGTCTTCGCCCGTGTCATGGGCTCGGATGATCCGAATTGGCTGTTGGTTTCCACAGACGGGTAGTGCGTGCGCTTGGCGCACTTGCGCTGTTGGGCGGTGTGTCGATGAACACGCCGTCCGCAGCAGAGGTGCATTATACGGTGATGGATTTCGACCAGCTTGACGGCTGGGCCGAAGATGACCACGCCGCCGCCTTTGAGGTGTTCACTAGCACTTGCGGCGACATGAAAGATGTCGATTGGCGCGCGCTGTGCAAGCTGGCCAAAGATGGCCCCGACCCCCGGCAGTTTTTCGAATTGTTTTTCCGGCCCGTGTTGATGGAAGACGGAAAAGATGGGCTGTTCACAGGGTATTTCGAGCCTGAGTTGGACGGTGATCTCTACCCCTCTGCGCGGTTTCAGTACCCCATCTACGCCATGCCCCCCGAGGCCGAAGAGATCCGCCCCTGGCTTACCAGACGTGAGATCCTAGATGGCGACGTGATGCGGGACCGCGGATTGGAAATCGCTTGGGTCGATGACCCGGTTGAGCTTTTCTTTTTGCAAATTCAAGGCTCTGGACGTATCCGCCTGCCCGATGGCAGCTACCTGCGCGTGGGCTACCGCGGGGCGAATGGCCATGATTACCGCTCTGTCGGGGTCGAACTGGTGCGGCGCGGGGTCTATGAGGCGCATCAGGTCAGCGCCGATGTCATCAAGAATTGGGTACGCCGGAATCCCGAAGATGGCCGCGAATTGCTCTATCACAATCCATCCTATGTTTTCTTTCGAGAGGTCAGCCGGGTGCCTGCCGACAAGGGGCCGCTTGGGGCGATGAACCGTTCCATCACCACGCTGCGCAGCATCGCGGTGGACCCGTCGCATGTGCCGCTTGGCGCGCCGGTTTGGATCGAAAAAGACGGCAAGAAACCCATGCGGCGCTTGATGGTCGCGCAGGATACAGGCTCGGCCATCAAGGGCACGCAGCGTGCGGATGTGTTCTTTGGCACCGGCGACAAAGCAGGCCGCGAGGCAGGTCGCCTGCGCGACGCGGGGCGGATGATGGTCTTGATGCCGATCCAACGCGCCTATGCTTTCCTGCCGGAGAGCGCGATATGAAACGCCGCCGCCTGAACGAAGACGATCTTGCGCTTTGGCGCAGGGTCACGGAGCGGACAGAAAAGCTGGAGCTGAACAAGCTTTTCACGCAAGAGATCGACGCGCCCGCCCCTGCCCCGCCGCAGGTCCGTCGGGCCAAAATCGCGCTCCAAGGCAACAAGCCTCAGCCGACCATGAAGAAACGCAGCAATGACTTGCGCCCGACATTGTCAGAACAGATGAAAGCCGCCCCGGTTCAGATGGATCACAAAGCCTTCGGCAAGCTGAAGCGCGGCAAACTGCGCCCCGAAGGCCGGATTGATCTTCACGGCATGACGCTCGACCGCGCGCATCCGGCGCTGAATGGCTTCATCATGGACGCCCATGCCCGTGGCAAGCGGCTGGTCCTGGTCATCACCGGCAAGGGCAAGCGCCGTGACGAAGGCGGGCCGATCCCGGTGCGCGACGGCGTGCTGCGCCATCAGGTGCCGCAATGGCTGTCGATGCCACCGCTCAGCAGCCTTGTGCTTCAGATTGCGCAAGCTCATGTCAGCCACGGCGGCGGCGGTGCCTATTACGTCTATCTCCGGCGCAACCGTTAGGCGCGCAGCAGGGGTTTGTAGCGTCTGATCGCCCATGCGGCCAAACCAGCCGCCACCAGATAGTAAACCGCGATCGGCAACATCTGCTCCGGGAAATCGACGCCCAAGTCGATGAACAGACCCGTCACCCCCGGCCCGATGGCCGAGCCAAAGACCATCAGCGCCGCGGCGACTGCTTTAATCGACCCCACATGGCGGGTGCCGAAATACTCGGCCCAAAAGGCCGCCGGGGCGGTGGATTGCATGCCCTGCCCGAAGCCGAAAATCACCAAGCCGATCCCAGCCATCCACAGCGTATCGGCATAGGCCAGCACCGCGAATGACAGGGCAAAGGGCAGCATCATCACCGGCACCACGCGGCTGACGCCAAAGCGGTCAATCGCCCAACCCGAAAGGAAGGTCGAGGCTACCGCCGAGAGCGTGTAGACCGGCATGAGCGCCACGAATTCGACCAAGGCCCAGCCCTTCACTTGGGTCAGATGAACCTGCTGGAAAAACAGCGCGGTGCCCCATGCGGCGGGGCCGATGGCGAGGGGGATGATCATCCAGAACAGGCCCGAACGGAACATCTCTGCCCGCGTCCAATGCCGCCCCTCCATGCCCGCGCGCTGCGCCTGATCCGCCATGCTCTGCGGGGTGCGCTCTTGACGCAGCAGCATCAGGATCACCGGGATGGTCAGCAGCACCAGCCCGGCGGCCAGCACCCAAAGGCTGCGCCAATGAAAGCTGGCGAAAAGCGCCACAAAGATTACCGGAAGAAATGCCTGACCGGCCGCAAATCCCATAGAGGATAGCGAAAGCGCTTTGCCGCGCGATGCCTCAAACCAGCGGACCATGGCGACCTGCCCAAGCTGAGACATCATGCCCTGCCCGGTCAGCCGCAAGGCATAGATAACGAAGATCAGCGCGATCCAATTCGGCACCGCCGCCATCGCCAAACAGGCCCCAGCAAGCGCCACCATCACGCCAAAGGCCAGCGCCCGCACACGAAAACGATCCGTCAGCACCCCGGCCCAGACCATGGTGACTGCCGAAAGCGTCGTGCCGATGGTATAGATGCCGCCCCATTGCCCATCACTCAGGCCAAAGTCGCCCTTCACCGCCCCGGCAAAGAGCGAGATGAAATAGG
Coding sequences within it:
- a CDS encoding MFS transporter; this encodes MEYLSFLRRNWLFLLAGFLLTFTSSYGQTYFISLFAGAVKGDFGLSDGQWGGIYTIGTTLSAVTMVWAGVLTDRFRVRALAFGVMVALAGACLAMAAVPNWIALIFVIYALRLTGQGMMSQLGQVAMVRWFEASRGKALSLSSMGFAAGQAFLPVIFVALFASFHWRSLWVLAAGLVLLTIPVILMLLRQERTPQSMADQAQRAGMEGRHWTRAEMFRSGLFWMIIPLAIGPAAWGTALFFQQVHLTQVKGWALVEFVALMPVYTLSAVASTFLSGWAIDRFGVSRVVPVMMLPFALSFAVLAYADTLWMAGIGLVIFGFGQGMQSTAPAAFWAEYFGTRHVGSIKAVAAALMVFGSAIGPGVTGLFIDLGVDFPEQMLPIAVYYLVAAGLAAWAIRRYKPLLRA
- the mltA gene encoding murein transglycosylase A, which gives rise to MNTPSAAEVHYTVMDFDQLDGWAEDDHAAAFEVFTSTCGDMKDVDWRALCKLAKDGPDPRQFFELFFRPVLMEDGKDGLFTGYFEPELDGDLYPSARFQYPIYAMPPEAEEIRPWLTRREILDGDVMRDRGLEIAWVDDPVELFFLQIQGSGRIRLPDGSYLRVGYRGANGHDYRSVGVELVRRGVYEAHQVSADVIKNWVRRNPEDGRELLYHNPSYVFFREVSRVPADKGPLGAMNRSITTLRSIAVDPSHVPLGAPVWIEKDGKKPMRRLMVAQDTGSAIKGTQRADVFFGTGDKAGREAGRLRDAGRMMVLMPIQRAYAFLPESAI
- a CDS encoding Smr/MutS family protein, which produces MKRRRLNEDDLALWRRVTERTEKLELNKLFTQEIDAPAPAPPQVRRAKIALQGNKPQPTMKKRSNDLRPTLSEQMKAAPVQMDHKAFGKLKRGKLRPEGRIDLHGMTLDRAHPALNGFIMDAHARGKRLVLVITGKGKRRDEGGPIPVRDGVLRHQVPQWLSMPPLSSLVLQIAQAHVSHGGGGAYYVYLRRNR